In the genome of Longimicrobium sp., one region contains:
- the folP gene encoding dihydropteroate synthase, with product MVISSARLDLPRSPTVSNDVWAIRGRVLSLDRPLVMGILNVTPDSFSDGGRFLDPARAVEQARRMAEDGADLIDVGGESTRPGAPAVSADEEAARVVPVLRAIKDALDVPVSVDTRKADVAREALDGGADVINDVSGLGDARMGGIVAPSGAGLVLMHMRGTPETMQRMTDYGDVVDDVAAELEQALERADRAGIARERIVLDPGIGFAKTAEQNLELIARLARLERRLGRPVLLGASRKSFIGALLGGVPADLRDAGSVGACVAGLARGARIFRVHDVRSTRHALDVAHAVLRLSPEGS from the coding sequence ATGGTCATCTCCAGCGCACGTCTCGATCTGCCGCGTTCGCCAACCGTCTCCAACGACGTCTGGGCGATCCGCGGGCGCGTGCTGTCGCTGGACCGGCCGCTGGTGATGGGCATCCTGAACGTGACGCCCGACAGCTTCAGCGACGGCGGCCGGTTTCTGGACCCCGCCCGCGCCGTGGAGCAGGCGCGGCGGATGGCGGAGGACGGCGCGGACCTGATCGACGTCGGCGGCGAGTCCACGCGGCCCGGTGCCCCCGCCGTCTCCGCCGACGAAGAGGCGGCGCGCGTCGTGCCTGTGCTGCGCGCCATCAAGGACGCGCTTGATGTTCCCGTCTCCGTCGACACGCGCAAGGCGGACGTGGCGCGCGAGGCGCTGGACGGCGGCGCGGACGTCATCAACGACGTCTCCGGGCTGGGCGACGCGCGGATGGGCGGGATCGTCGCTCCCTCCGGCGCCGGGCTGGTGCTGATGCACATGCGCGGCACGCCCGAAACCATGCAGCGGATGACGGACTACGGGGACGTGGTGGACGACGTGGCGGCGGAGCTGGAGCAGGCGCTGGAGCGTGCGGACCGGGCCGGGATCGCGCGCGAGCGGATCGTGCTGGACCCCGGCATCGGGTTCGCCAAGACCGCGGAGCAGAACCTGGAATTGATCGCACGGCTGGCGCGCCTGGAGCGGCGGCTGGGGCGCCCCGTGCTGCTGGGTGCATCGCGCAAGTCGTTCATCGGCGCGCTCCTGGGCGGCGTTCCGGCGGACCTGCGCGACGCGGGGAGCGTGGGGGCGTGCGTGGCCGGGCTGGCGCGGGGCGCCCGCATCTTCCGCGTGCACGACGTCCGCTCCACCCGTCACGCGCTGGACGTGGCGCACGCGGTGCTGCGGCTTTCGCCGGAGGGCTCGTGA
- a CDS encoding YggS family pyridoxal phosphate-dependent enzyme encodes MNAEMLAARVAEVREGIERAMQRAGRTGDVTLVAVTKTHPPEIVQAAIAAGLADVGENRVQEMEDKVAVVGRAAVRWHLIGHLQRNKAGKAVELADLVHSLDSLRLAEALSKEAERAGTTVDALVQVNTSGEESKFGLAADEAVDAIGRMAELPGLRLRGMMTMAPFTDDQAVIRRTFAAARRLCEDTARQVPAFNGSQLSMGMSNDYEIAVEEGSTLVRVGSTLFGERGR; translated from the coding sequence ATGAACGCCGAGATGCTGGCCGCGCGGGTTGCGGAGGTTCGGGAGGGGATCGAGCGGGCGATGCAGCGCGCCGGGCGCACCGGCGACGTGACGCTCGTGGCCGTAACCAAGACGCATCCGCCGGAGATCGTGCAGGCCGCCATCGCCGCCGGGCTCGCTGACGTGGGCGAGAACCGCGTGCAGGAGATGGAGGACAAGGTGGCCGTCGTGGGCCGCGCGGCCGTGCGCTGGCACCTGATCGGCCACCTTCAGCGCAACAAGGCCGGCAAGGCGGTGGAGCTCGCCGACCTGGTGCACTCGCTGGATTCGCTCCGCCTAGCGGAAGCGCTCTCGAAAGAGGCGGAGCGCGCGGGGACCACCGTCGACGCGCTCGTCCAGGTGAACACCTCGGGCGAGGAGAGCAAGTTCGGGCTGGCGGCCGACGAGGCGGTGGATGCCATCGGGCGGATGGCGGAGTTGCCCGGCCTGCGGCTGCGGGGGATGATGACCATGGCGCCGTTTACCGACGACCAGGCCGTCATCCGGCGCACCTTCGCGGCGGCGCGGCGGCTGTGCGAGGATACGGCGCGGCAGGTACCCGCCTTCAATGGAAGCCAGCTTTCGATGGGAATGAGCAACGACTACGAGATCGCGGTGGAAGAGGGAAGCACCCTCGTCCGCGTGGGCTCGACCCTCTTTGGAGAGCGCGGGCGATGA
- the tilS gene encoding tRNA lysidine(34) synthetase TilS has protein sequence MPRTPPPPLDQRVRQNLETLGVRGTGAHVMVAVSGGMDSVVLLHLLRFAADDPSMTLSAAHFDHAMRPGSEADARWVRGLCRAWGVPLSEARADPPPRTEEAARDARYAFLRAAQAGAGATHLATAHHADDQAETVLFRVLRGTGIHGLAGIPPVDATGLIRPLLPFWRAELRRYARAAGLRWRDDPSNRSLDPARNRIRRGLLPLIERTVAAGARASLVRLAQLAREDEAAWEAVLAPLLAEAVHEEDGALLLVRERFAAYDWPVAARLLRAALRRLATVPDRAGTRTALEFISQAPSGRTLRLPGGVLITTEFGVARLHRAAENLGEPLPDLPLAITGAAGEGRFRVGGRERVARWAEGEVRPGAKADSATVCMAADRVAWPLALRGWMPGDRMRTRAGTRPLKKLFGEARLPVGARRAAPVLADAAGSVLWVPGVGTAEGLAPRPGERAITLLVSDV, from the coding sequence ATGCCCCGCACCCCTCCACCCCCGCTCGACCAGCGCGTTCGCCAGAACCTCGAGACGCTGGGCGTCCGGGGCACCGGCGCGCACGTGATGGTGGCGGTGTCGGGCGGGATGGATTCGGTGGTGCTGCTGCACCTGCTGCGCTTCGCGGCGGACGATCCCTCGATGACCCTGTCCGCCGCGCACTTCGACCACGCGATGCGCCCCGGCAGCGAAGCCGACGCGCGCTGGGTCCGCGGCCTGTGCCGCGCCTGGGGCGTTCCGCTCTCCGAGGCGCGCGCGGACCCTCCGCCGCGGACGGAGGAAGCAGCCCGCGACGCGCGGTACGCCTTTCTCCGCGCCGCGCAGGCCGGGGCCGGCGCCACCCACCTCGCCACCGCCCACCACGCCGACGACCAGGCCGAAACCGTGCTCTTTCGCGTGCTGCGCGGCACGGGCATCCACGGGCTGGCCGGCATCCCCCCGGTGGACGCGACCGGGCTGATCCGCCCGCTCCTTCCGTTCTGGCGCGCGGAGCTCCGCCGCTACGCACGCGCCGCGGGGCTGCGCTGGCGCGACGATCCCAGCAACCGGTCGCTGGACCCCGCCCGCAACCGCATCCGCCGCGGGCTGCTCCCGCTGATCGAGCGCACGGTGGCGGCTGGCGCGCGTGCCAGCCTGGTGCGGCTGGCCCAGCTGGCCCGCGAAGACGAGGCCGCGTGGGAAGCCGTGCTCGCGCCCCTGCTTGCCGAGGCGGTGCACGAAGAAGACGGGGCGCTGCTGCTTGTTCGCGAGCGCTTCGCGGCTTATGATTGGCCCGTAGCCGCCCGCCTGCTCCGTGCCGCGCTGCGCCGGCTGGCCACCGTCCCCGACCGGGCGGGAACCCGCACGGCGCTTGAGTTTATCAGCCAGGCACCCAGCGGACGGACCCTTCGGCTCCCAGGTGGCGTACTGATCACCACGGAGTTCGGCGTCGCGCGCCTTCACCGCGCGGCCGAGAACCTGGGCGAGCCGCTGCCCGACCTGCCCCTGGCCATCACGGGGGCCGCGGGCGAGGGCCGGTTCCGCGTCGGCGGCCGGGAGCGCGTGGCGCGCTGGGCCGAAGGCGAGGTGCGGCCCGGGGCAAAGGCGGATTCCGCCACCGTGTGCATGGCCGCGGACCGCGTCGCCTGGCCGTTGGCGCTGAGGGGATGGATGCCGGGCGACCGGATGCGCACGCGGGCGGGAACGCGCCCGCTCAAGAAGCTGTTCGGCGAGGCGCGCCTGCCCGTGGGCGCGCGCCGCGCCGCGCCCGTGCTGGCCGACGCCGCCGGGTCCGTGCTGTGGGTGCCCGGCGTGGGCACCGCCGAAGGCCTGGCGCCCCGGCCCGGGGAACGGGCCATCACTCTTCTGGTCTCCGATGTCTGA
- a CDS encoding alpha/beta hydrolase family protein encodes MTSLRRSCVPLLAALVLLGLPGTGAAAQDAPDPAARKTFVIVHGAWGGGWAWKRVDSLLTARGHTVYRPTLTGLGERVHLGSPEVGLGTHVRDIVNTLVYEDLRGVVLVGHSYGGMVITGVADQVPDRISHLVYLDAYLPEHGESVLSLSSPLRDSTLASWTRFGMIVPPWLEPARDPPWDVPHPYRSFAEPLLLAHPPGRGLRATYVLTMEPGKQTDSFSPYADRARAHGWTVLQMPAGHNPQTTAPRELADLFHGLP; translated from the coding sequence ATGACTTCTCTCCGACGCTCCTGCGTGCCGCTCCTGGCGGCGCTCGTCCTCCTGGGTCTGCCGGGGACGGGCGCCGCCGCACAGGATGCGCCCGATCCAGCCGCGCGGAAGACGTTCGTCATCGTGCACGGCGCGTGGGGCGGGGGATGGGCGTGGAAGCGCGTGGATTCGCTGCTGACCGCGCGCGGCCACACCGTCTATCGGCCGACGCTCACGGGCCTGGGCGAGCGCGTGCACCTGGGCTCGCCCGAGGTGGGGCTGGGCACGCACGTGCGCGACATCGTCAACACGCTGGTCTACGAGGACCTGCGCGGCGTCGTCCTCGTAGGGCACAGCTACGGCGGGATGGTGATCACCGGCGTGGCGGACCAGGTGCCGGACCGCATCAGCCACCTGGTGTACCTGGATGCGTACCTGCCGGAGCACGGAGAAAGCGTGCTGAGCCTCAGCTCGCCGCTGCGCGATTCCACCCTTGCAAGCTGGACGCGGTTCGGGATGATCGTGCCGCCCTGGCTGGAGCCGGCGCGCGATCCGCCATGGGACGTTCCTCATCCGTACCGCAGCTTCGCCGAGCCGCTGCTTCTCGCCCATCCACCCGGCCGCGGCCTCCGCGCCACGTACGTCCTGACGATGGAGCCCGGCAAGCAGACGGACTCGTTCTCCCCGTACGCGGACCGGGCCCGCGCACACGGCTGGACCGTGCTGCAGATGCCCGCCGGCCACAATCCCCAGACCACCGCCCCACGCGAGCTGGCGGACCTGTTCCACGGCCTGCCCTGA
- the hpt gene encoding hypoxanthine phosphoribosyltransferase, giving the protein MSDTELDLARTGGHSVSRVLFSAEQIAQRVREIGAEITEAYPRDEELLVLGTLKGSFIFLSDLVRSINRPMEVDFLVASSYGSGTTSSGQVNLLYETPASIEGKHVVLVEDIVDSGTTLNRLIPLLRGRNIKSLEVCALLHKHIASNLAQEPRWLGFDCPLEFVIGYGLDHSEFYRNLPFIGVIAP; this is encoded by the coding sequence ATGTCTGACACCGAACTCGACCTTGCCCGCACCGGCGGGCACTCCGTATCACGGGTGCTGTTCAGCGCCGAGCAGATCGCCCAGCGGGTGCGGGAGATCGGGGCCGAGATCACCGAGGCCTATCCGCGCGACGAGGAACTGCTGGTGCTGGGCACGCTCAAGGGATCGTTCATCTTTTTGAGCGACCTGGTGCGCAGCATCAACCGGCCCATGGAGGTGGACTTCCTCGTCGCCTCCAGCTACGGCAGCGGCACCACCAGCTCCGGCCAGGTGAACCTGCTGTACGAAACGCCGGCCAGCATCGAAGGCAAGCACGTGGTGCTGGTGGAAGACATCGTCGACAGCGGCACCACCCTCAACCGCCTGATCCCGCTGCTCCGGGGGCGCAACATCAAGTCGCTGGAAGTCTGCGCGCTGCTCCACAAGCACATCGCCAGCAACCTGGCGCAGGAGCCGCGCTGGCTGGGTTTCGACTGCCCGCTGGAGTTCGTCATCGGGTACGGGCTGGACCATTCGGAATTCTACCGGAACCTGCCGTTCATCGGGGTGATCGCCCCCTGA
- the cdaA gene encoding diadenylate cyclase CdaA, with protein sequence MNGLVERFGFLAPDWKDLLEILVVAVVVYRVLRVLAGTRAIQMLLGIFAVVATYGAARVLNLSLLEYLLERVFEFGVIAALIVFQPELRSALAQLGQNRLLRVFSRLEQMQVAEEVSQAVEEMSRGKVGAIIAVEREVGLGEYLESGTALQARVSDALLLNIFTPYSLLHDGAAVIRGDQIVAAGVILPLTQSVLDDRTLGTRHRAALGLSEETDAMVVVVSEETGAISLAHGGRLHRHLTPDQLEKMLNEGAPGGVERRGVLTGD encoded by the coding sequence GTGAACGGCCTGGTGGAGCGCTTCGGCTTCCTGGCGCCCGACTGGAAGGACCTCCTCGAGATCCTGGTGGTCGCCGTCGTCGTCTACCGCGTGCTGCGGGTGCTGGCGGGAACGCGCGCCATCCAGATGCTGCTGGGCATCTTTGCCGTCGTGGCCACCTACGGCGCGGCGCGGGTGCTGAACCTGTCGCTGCTGGAGTACCTGCTGGAGCGCGTCTTCGAGTTCGGCGTGATCGCCGCGCTGATCGTCTTTCAGCCGGAGCTTCGCAGCGCCCTTGCCCAGTTGGGGCAGAACCGGCTCCTTCGCGTGTTCTCGCGGCTGGAGCAGATGCAGGTGGCGGAAGAGGTGTCGCAGGCGGTGGAAGAGATGTCGCGCGGCAAGGTGGGCGCCATCATCGCCGTGGAGCGCGAAGTCGGTTTGGGCGAGTACCTGGAATCGGGCACTGCCCTGCAGGCCCGCGTATCCGACGCGCTGCTGCTGAACATCTTTACCCCGTACTCGCTCCTCCACGACGGCGCGGCGGTCATCCGCGGCGACCAGATCGTGGCGGCGGGCGTCATCCTGCCGCTCACCCAGTCCGTCCTGGACGACCGCACGTTGGGCACGCGCCACCGCGCCGCCCTCGGCCTCTCGGAGGAGACGGATGCGATGGTGGTGGTGGTATCCGAGGAAACGGGCGCCATCTCCCTGGCCCACGGCGGCCGCCTGCACCGCCACCTGACGCCTGACCAGTTGGAGAAGATGCTGAACGAAGGCGCTCCGGGCGGAGTGGAGCGCCGTGGCGTCCTCACCGGCGACTGA
- the ftsH gene encoding ATP-dependent zinc metalloprotease FtsH → MADEEKGTPKPQPPKLGRVTRTAGFWLVLVMVSILTVQLTSRRAEPVRDIAYSEFKAELKKGNVDSVTVIDGVMVEGRVKQPWTRGTGEQLQRFHRFRTRAPVRDSEDMITALEAANVRISAREPAVGVGRLLLASLPWLLIIALWIFFMRQMQASGNKAFQFGKSKARMLSGDTPKVSFDDVAGADEAKAELQEIVEFLKDPKKFGRLGGRIPKGALLVGPPGTGKTLLARAVAGEAGRPFFSMSGSDFVEMFVGVGASRVRDLFEQGKSHAPCIIFIDEIDAVGRHRGAGLGGGHDEREQTLNQLLVEMDGFEGNDGVILVAATNRPDVLDPALLRPGRFDRQIVVDLPDLRGREGILKVHMKKVPTAPDVDVNVLARGTPGMAGADLANLVNEAALLAARRGRDKVYMGDFEEAKDKVMLGAERRSFVMKDEERRLTAYHEAGHAVCTVTIPGNDPLHKVTIIPRGRALGLAFTLPEDDRVSVTRQQLEAKLVMTYGGRAAEELVFGRDRVTTGASGDIQQATRIARRYVTQWGLSDAVGPVAIAEGEHEVFLGRDIGQRREVSEKMSELVDAEVGRVLNEALGRARDTLRENIDLLHAVANQLLERETLTRDDVLLLAAGKELPPLKPLDEPGPPDLAGLPAPAPDRPKPAGGIEGLKPRLA, encoded by the coding sequence ATGGCAGACGAAGAAAAGGGCACTCCCAAGCCCCAGCCGCCCAAGCTGGGCCGCGTCACGCGCACCGCCGGGTTCTGGCTGGTGCTGGTGATGGTGTCCATCCTTACCGTTCAGCTCACCAGCCGCCGCGCCGAGCCGGTGCGCGACATCGCGTATTCCGAGTTCAAGGCCGAGCTCAAGAAGGGCAACGTCGACTCGGTGACGGTCATCGACGGCGTGATGGTGGAGGGGCGCGTCAAGCAGCCCTGGACGCGCGGCACGGGTGAGCAGCTGCAGCGGTTCCACCGCTTCCGCACCCGCGCGCCCGTCCGCGACTCCGAGGACATGATCACCGCGCTCGAGGCCGCCAACGTGCGCATCAGCGCGCGCGAGCCGGCCGTGGGGGTGGGCCGGCTGCTCCTGGCGTCGCTCCCCTGGCTGCTGATCATCGCCCTGTGGATCTTCTTCATGCGGCAGATGCAGGCCAGCGGCAACAAGGCCTTCCAGTTCGGCAAGAGCAAGGCGCGCATGCTGTCGGGCGACACCCCCAAGGTGAGCTTCGACGACGTGGCCGGCGCCGACGAGGCCAAGGCCGAGCTGCAGGAGATCGTGGAGTTTTTGAAGGACCCCAAGAAGTTCGGCCGGCTGGGCGGGCGCATTCCCAAGGGCGCGCTGCTCGTGGGCCCTCCGGGCACGGGCAAGACGCTGCTTGCACGCGCCGTGGCGGGTGAGGCCGGGCGGCCCTTCTTCAGCATGTCGGGCTCGGACTTCGTGGAGATGTTCGTGGGCGTGGGCGCCAGCCGCGTGCGCGACCTGTTCGAGCAGGGCAAGAGCCACGCGCCCTGCATCATCTTCATCGACGAGATCGACGCCGTGGGCCGCCACCGCGGCGCCGGCTTGGGCGGCGGGCACGACGAGCGCGAGCAGACGCTCAACCAGCTGCTGGTGGAGATGGACGGGTTCGAGGGGAACGACGGGGTGATCCTGGTGGCCGCCACCAACCGCCCCGACGTGCTGGACCCGGCGCTGCTGCGCCCCGGCCGCTTCGACCGCCAGATCGTGGTGGACCTGCCGGACCTGCGCGGCCGCGAGGGCATCCTCAAGGTGCACATGAAGAAGGTGCCCACCGCGCCCGACGTGGACGTGAACGTGCTGGCGCGCGGCACCCCCGGCATGGCCGGCGCCGACCTGGCCAACCTGGTGAACGAGGCCGCCCTGCTCGCCGCCCGCCGCGGGCGCGACAAGGTGTACATGGGCGACTTCGAGGAGGCCAAGGACAAGGTGATGCTGGGCGCCGAGCGCCGCTCGTTCGTGATGAAGGACGAGGAGCGCCGGCTGACGGCGTACCACGAGGCTGGCCACGCCGTCTGCACGGTTACCATTCCAGGGAACGACCCGCTGCACAAGGTGACCATCATCCCGCGCGGGCGCGCGCTGGGGCTGGCGTTCACCCTGCCCGAGGACGACCGCGTCTCCGTCACCCGCCAGCAGCTGGAAGCCAAGCTGGTGATGACGTACGGCGGGCGCGCGGCCGAGGAGCTGGTGTTCGGGCGCGACCGGGTGACCACCGGCGCGTCGGGCGATATCCAGCAGGCCACCCGCATCGCCCGGCGCTACGTGACGCAGTGGGGGCTGAGCGACGCCGTGGGCCCCGTGGCCATCGCCGAGGGCGAGCACGAGGTGTTCCTGGGGCGCGACATCGGGCAGCGGCGCGAGGTGTCGGAAAAGATGTCGGAGCTGGTGGATGCCGAGGTGGGGCGCGTGCTGAACGAGGCACTGGGCCGCGCGCGTGACACCCTGCGCGAGAACATCGACCTGCTGCACGCCGTGGCCAACCAGCTGCTGGAGCGCGAGACGCTGACGCGCGACGACGTGCTGCTGCTGGCCGCGGGCAAGGAACTGCCGCCGCTGAAGCCGCTTGACGAGCCGGGCCCGCCCGACCTCGCCGGCCTGCCGGCGCCCGCGCCCGACCGGCCCAAGCCGGCCGGCGGCATCGAGGGATTGAAGCCGAGGCTCGCGTAA
- a CDS encoding DivIVA domain-containing protein, with protein sequence MIDLTPLDVRKKKGDFRKVVRGYDAASVDDYLDTVAQRFEELVRENAGLSVRVEGMAESIAAYRDRERAMNEALVSAQQLREEVREQAAREADLVLREARAEADRIVGEARRQATMAAETLRRLQGQRVRFLRLFRALVERQLTEIEQEEERTSAVGRGDEDPDAQGS encoded by the coding sequence ATGATCGATCTCACGCCGCTGGACGTACGAAAGAAGAAGGGCGACTTCCGGAAGGTAGTCCGCGGGTACGACGCCGCGTCGGTAGACGACTACCTGGACACGGTCGCCCAGCGCTTCGAGGAGCTGGTGCGTGAGAACGCCGGGCTGAGCGTTCGCGTGGAGGGGATGGCGGAATCCATTGCCGCGTACCGCGACCGCGAGCGCGCCATGAACGAGGCCCTGGTCTCTGCCCAGCAGCTTCGCGAGGAGGTGCGCGAGCAGGCCGCCCGCGAGGCCGACCTGGTGCTGCGCGAGGCCCGCGCCGAGGCCGACCGCATCGTGGGCGAGGCGCGTCGCCAAGCCACGATGGCTGCCGAAACACTTCGGCGCCTGCAGGGCCAGCGCGTGCGCTTCCTTCGCCTATTCCGCGCCCTCGTGGAGCGGCAGTTGACGGAAATCGAGCAGGAGGAAGAGCGCACCTCCGCCGTCGGCCGGGGCGACGAGGATCCCGATGCGCAGGGGAGCTGA
- a CDS encoding purine-nucleoside phosphorylase — protein sequence MREQIAAAVQEIRGRSTLEPRVAIILGTGLGGLAERIEVEAEIPYAEIPHFPLSTVETHTGRLLLGRLGGKPVVAMQGRLHRYEGYTLQQAAFPVRVMRALGADTLVVSNACGGMNPFWGPGDLVLIADHINLLGDNPLIGPNLDDLGPRFPDMSAVYDAELRRIAVEVALERGITLRRGVYVAVAGPNLETRAEYRMLRMMGADVVGMSTVPEVIVAIHGGMRVMGVSIITDQCLPDALEVADIRKIIAVAGAAEPNLTALVEGVVERL from the coding sequence GTGAGAGAGCAGATCGCGGCCGCCGTCCAGGAGATCCGCGGCCGGAGCACGCTGGAGCCGCGCGTCGCCATCATCCTGGGCACCGGGCTGGGCGGGCTGGCGGAGCGCATCGAGGTGGAGGCGGAAATCCCCTACGCCGAGATCCCGCACTTTCCGCTGTCCACCGTCGAGACGCACACGGGGCGGCTGCTGCTGGGCCGGCTGGGCGGCAAGCCGGTCGTGGCGATGCAGGGGCGCCTTCACCGCTACGAGGGCTACACCCTTCAGCAGGCGGCCTTTCCCGTGCGGGTGATGCGGGCGCTGGGCGCGGACACGCTCGTCGTCTCCAACGCGTGCGGCGGGATGAATCCGTTCTGGGGCCCGGGCGACCTGGTTCTGATCGCCGACCACATCAACCTGCTGGGCGACAACCCGCTCATTGGCCCCAACCTGGACGATCTGGGGCCGCGCTTTCCCGACATGTCGGCCGTGTACGATGCCGAGCTGCGGCGGATTGCGGTGGAGGTGGCGCTGGAGCGGGGGATCACGCTGCGGCGCGGCGTCTACGTGGCCGTCGCCGGGCCCAACCTGGAGACGCGCGCCGAGTACCGCATGCTGCGGATGATGGGCGCCGACGTGGTGGGGATGTCGACGGTGCCGGAGGTGATCGTGGCCATCCACGGCGGCATGCGGGTGATGGGCGTTTCCATCATCACCGACCAGTGCCTGCCGGATGCGCTGGAAGTGGCCGACATCCGGAAGATCATCGCCGTCGCCGGCGCCGCCGAGCCGAACCTGACGGCCTTGGTGGAGGGCGTGGTCGAGCGGCTGTAG
- a CDS encoding helix-turn-helix domain-containing protein translates to MNDTIQNSASDVLRRRYIKDDPRRAAAVQTERINAEIAQLIYDQRTAAGLTQKQLAALVGTRQSVISRLEDADYEGHSLGMLQRIDAALDQRLHVSMTPIDHTAAA, encoded by the coding sequence ATGAATGACACTATCCAGAACAGCGCGAGCGACGTGCTGCGGCGCCGCTACATCAAGGACGATCCGCGCCGCGCCGCCGCAGTGCAGACGGAACGGATCAACGCCGAGATCGCACAGTTGATCTACGACCAGCGGACCGCGGCGGGGCTGACGCAGAAGCAGTTGGCGGCGCTCGTCGGAACCCGCCAGTCGGTCATCAGCCGTCTGGAGGACGCGGATTACGAAGGGCACTCACTTGGCATGCTGCAGCGGATCGACGCCGCGCTGGACCAGCGGCTACACGTCAGCATGACTCCGATCGACCACACGGCGGCAGCTTGA
- a CDS encoding glycerophosphodiester phosphodiesterase codes for MRSPWLPLGGGSRPGHRYLAGAPLLIAHRGGSGLAPENTLLAFRRALHWWRADLLEIDVQPTRDGECVVIHDAQVDRTTDGSGDVAGFTLAELQRLDAGYRYTPDGGRTFPFRDTGVRISTLREVLDALPAARVNVEVKDGRAQAAVLRTIQETGSAHRVLIAAGDSRNRSLFHDYAGPTSAGGQDLYAFYALHLAHATRLYRPPVDAFQMPERSGGRQVLSPRWIAEAHAHNVAVHVWTVDDEADMRRLLSWGADGVITDRPDRLARVLHEVAGRPLPPGPADDEMEPWLERLLRP; via the coding sequence GTGCGCTCTCCCTGGCTTCCGCTCGGTGGCGGCTCGCGCCCCGGGCACCGGTACCTTGCCGGCGCGCCCCTGCTGATCGCCCACCGAGGCGGCTCGGGCTTGGCGCCCGAAAACACGCTCCTCGCCTTTCGGCGCGCCCTGCACTGGTGGCGCGCCGATTTGCTGGAGATCGACGTGCAGCCCACCCGCGACGGCGAGTGCGTGGTCATTCACGACGCGCAGGTGGACCGTACCACCGACGGCTCGGGCGACGTGGCGGGCTTCACCCTGGCGGAGCTGCAGCGCCTGGATGCCGGCTACCGCTACACCCCCGACGGCGGACGCACCTTCCCCTTCCGCGACACCGGCGTGCGCATCTCCACCCTGCGCGAGGTGCTGGACGCCCTCCCCGCCGCGCGCGTGAACGTGGAGGTCAAGGACGGGCGCGCGCAGGCCGCCGTCCTGCGGACCATCCAGGAAACCGGGTCCGCGCACCGCGTCCTGATCGCCGCCGGGGACAGCCGCAACCGCTCGCTCTTTCACGACTACGCGGGGCCCACCAGCGCGGGCGGACAGGACCTGTACGCGTTCTACGCCCTGCACCTGGCGCACGCGACGCGCCTCTACCGCCCGCCCGTGGACGCCTTCCAGATGCCCGAGCGCAGCGGCGGCCGGCAGGTGCTGAGTCCGCGCTGGATCGCCGAGGCGCACGCGCACAACGTGGCGGTCCACGTGTGGACGGTGGACGACGAAGCAGACATGCGCCGGCTGCTCTCGTGGGGCGCGGACGGGGTGATCACCGACCGGCCCGACCGGCTGGCGCGGGTGCTCCACGAGGTGGCGGGCCGGCCCCTTCCGCCCGGCCCTGCGGACGACGAGATGGAGCCCTGGCTGGAACGGTTGTTGCGGCCCTGA
- a CDS encoding BON domain-containing protein codes for MPSYDAGWAGPSGWNPARGAGPGMGMGPRGGYGGDFRPYPGAGGGRVPNDRGPQPLREDGQWESGNLHGPARYGLGPYHHRLRTRRRPDEEVKKDVEDALFYDTWVDAEAITVEVKDGVVMLRGELPDYHEVRYATDDTWDVEGVRGVHSELTVNSARRPPVDEVGRRSGGNGRGLSS; via the coding sequence ATGCCGTCATACGATGCCGGCTGGGCGGGTCCCAGCGGTTGGAACCCGGCCCGCGGCGCGGGACCCGGAATGGGGATGGGTCCGCGGGGTGGCTACGGCGGCGACTTTCGCCCGTATCCCGGCGCTGGCGGAGGGCGCGTGCCGAACGACCGCGGGCCCCAGCCGCTGCGGGAAGACGGACAGTGGGAGAGCGGAAACCTGCACGGCCCCGCGCGCTACGGCCTGGGCCCGTACCACCACCGCCTGCGCACGCGCCGCCGCCCGGATGAAGAGGTGAAGAAGGACGTGGAGGACGCGCTCTTCTACGACACCTGGGTAGACGCCGAGGCGATTACGGTGGAGGTGAAGGACGGGGTGGTGATGCTGCGCGGCGAGCTTCCCGACTACCACGAGGTGCGCTACGCCACGGACGACACGTGGGACGTGGAGGGGGTGCGCGGCGTGCACTCGGAACTGACGGTGAACTCCGCCAGGCGCCCGCCGGTCGACGAGGTGGGGAGGCGGTCCGGCGGGAACGGACGAGGCCTGTCATCCTGA